A single genomic interval of Leptidea sinapis chromosome 37, ilLepSina1.1, whole genome shotgun sequence harbors:
- the LOC126975781 gene encoding uncharacterized protein LOC126975781: protein MYIKMKLFVAVVCLSVILSGECRSLPEEQSVVSVYTSQTTTGQDVYHQIASNIAEKITSPLYRFLGFNKNVTDATTKKPWDKIELLDETPDIGAKPLKPVNNDISNEKDVEELSAEAIKRTDKKPEKITLYSSYLPAGKLDLNETNDEDFGFDDDDDIESDDSIKPREGPFVLFLEVVGSIIQLIYGGIVSLFQKGQSQSN, encoded by the exons GTAATCCTGTCGGGAGAATGCCGCAGCCTGCCTGAGGAGCAGTCGGTGGTTAGCGTGTACACCTCACAGACTACGACCGGCCAGGATGTGTACCATCAGATCGCAAGCAATATCGCCGAGAAGATCACCTCGCCTCTCTACAG ATTTCTTGGATTTAACAAGAACGTTACGGATGCAACCACAAAAAAACCCTGGGACAAAATCGAATTGTTGGACGAAACGCCAGATATTGGCGCCAAGCCCTTGAAACCCGTCAATAACGACATATCGAATGAAAAGGACGTAGAAGAACTATCAGCTGAAGCTATAAAGAGAACAGACAAGAAACCGGAGAAAATAACATTGTACTCAAGCTATTTGCCTGCTGGTAAATTAGATTTGAACGAGACAAATGATGAGGACTTTGGATTtgacgatgatgatgatattgaaAGTGATGATAGCATTAAACCGAGGGAGGGTCCGTTCGTATTGTTTTTAGAAGTGGTTGGCagtattatacaattaatatatggAGGGATTGTATCGCTGTTTCAGAAAGGACAGAGTCAGTCAAACTAG